One genomic segment of bacterium includes these proteins:
- a CDS encoding zinc metalloprotease HtpX, translated as MANTAKTVFLLTLLTVILVGAGELLGGTGGAAAALVFAALLNLGAYWFSDKIVLAQYGAHEIAPGEAPRVERIVDGLVARAGLPRPRIFVIPERQPNAFATGRNPQHAAVAVTEGLLDLMNDDELAGVLAHELSHVRHRDILIGSIAATIAGAVSFLATMAKWGAIFGGFGGDRDRDGGGVLGLLAMAIVAPIAALLVQLAVSRSREYAADAGAAELTGNPVGLARALRRLQTASQRVPMDASPATAHMFIVSPLCGRSFASLFSTHPSIDDRVRRLVGEMPL; from the coding sequence ATGGCCAACACCGCGAAGACGGTCTTCCTGCTCACCCTGCTGACGGTGATCCTCGTCGGCGCGGGGGAGTTGCTCGGCGGAACGGGGGGCGCGGCCGCCGCGCTCGTCTTCGCCGCGCTGCTCAACCTCGGCGCCTACTGGTTCTCCGACAAGATCGTCCTCGCCCAGTACGGAGCGCACGAGATCGCCCCGGGCGAGGCGCCGCGCGTCGAGCGGATCGTGGACGGGCTCGTCGCCCGCGCCGGGCTGCCGCGGCCGCGGATCTTCGTGATCCCCGAGCGCCAGCCGAACGCCTTCGCCACCGGCCGCAACCCGCAGCACGCCGCGGTCGCCGTGACCGAGGGGCTGCTCGACCTGATGAACGACGACGAGCTCGCCGGCGTCCTCGCGCACGAGCTCTCCCACGTGCGCCACCGCGACATCCTGATCGGCTCGATCGCGGCGACGATCGCCGGCGCCGTTTCGTTTCTGGCGACGATGGCCAAGTGGGGCGCGATCTTCGGCGGCTTCGGCGGCGACCGCGACCGCGACGGCGGCGGCGTCCTCGGGCTGCTGGCGATGGCGATCGTCGCCCCGATCGCGGCGTTGCTCGTCCAGCTCGCCGTCTCCCGCTCCCGCGAGTACGCGGCCGACGCCGGCGCCGCGGAGCTGACCGGCAACCCGGTCGGCCTCGCCCGCGCCCTGCGACGCCTCCAGACCGCGAGCCAGCGCGTGCCGATGGACGCATCCCCGGCGACCGCGCACATGTTCATCGTCTCGCCGCTCTGCGGCCGCTCCTTCGCCTCGCTGTTCTCGACGCACCCCTCGATCGACGACCGGGTCCGCCGCCTCGTCGGGGAGATGCCGCTGTGA
- a CDS encoding AIR synthase family protein has product MAEKTQLPLGKISPEIFEEVIYPRLGAGDPRVLVGPRSGVDAAIVDVAPGRVMAVTTDPFYVVPAYGWERAAWFAVHILASDLGTTAIAPQMMSIDLNLPVSIDRESFERLWAGVDDACRALGIAVVTGHTARYAGCDYPMVGGASMFGFGEASRYVTPAMARPGDAVVVTKGPAIEATGLFASTFPELCRAGLGDDMARRAEAVFWKMSCVEDARVASSVGVRDDGVSAMHDATECGVDGGLYEIARASNVGMFVDHDALPVPEEVAAVCRLFKIDPFISISEGTLLLTCRPHKADAVLGALRSAGIDASVVGECRPPEDGLVVREGGVERPLRHPRIDPFWAAFQEAWERRPQ; this is encoded by the coding sequence ATGGCCGAAAAGACGCAACTGCCGCTGGGCAAGATCAGCCCCGAGATCTTCGAGGAAGTCATCTATCCGCGTCTCGGCGCGGGCGATCCGCGCGTCCTCGTCGGGCCGCGCTCCGGCGTGGACGCCGCGATCGTGGACGTCGCGCCGGGCCGCGTGATGGCGGTGACGACCGATCCGTTCTACGTCGTGCCGGCCTACGGCTGGGAGCGCGCGGCGTGGTTCGCCGTGCACATCCTCGCCTCCGACCTCGGCACGACGGCGATCGCGCCGCAGATGATGTCGATCGACCTCAACCTGCCGGTCTCGATCGACCGCGAGTCGTTCGAGCGGCTCTGGGCCGGCGTGGACGACGCCTGCCGCGCCCTCGGGATCGCGGTCGTCACCGGGCACACCGCGCGCTACGCCGGATGCGACTACCCGATGGTCGGCGGCGCCTCGATGTTCGGCTTCGGCGAGGCCTCGCGGTACGTCACCCCGGCGATGGCCCGCCCCGGCGACGCGGTCGTCGTGACGAAGGGGCCGGCGATCGAGGCCACGGGGCTCTTCGCCTCGACCTTCCCCGAGCTGTGCCGCGCGGGGCTGGGCGACGACATGGCCCGCCGCGCGGAGGCCGTTTTCTGGAAAATGAGCTGCGTCGAGGACGCGCGGGTCGCCTCCTCGGTCGGCGTGCGGGACGACGGCGTCTCGGCGATGCACGACGCCACGGAGTGCGGCGTGGACGGCGGGCTGTACGAGATCGCCCGCGCCTCGAACGTCGGGATGTTCGTGGACCACGACGCGCTGCCCGTCCCGGAGGAGGTCGCCGCGGTCTGCCGCCTCTTCAAGATCGATCCGTTCATCTCGATCTCGGAAGGAACGCTGCTCCTGACCTGCCGGCCGCACAAGGCGGACGCCGTGCTCGGCGCGCTGCGCTCGGCGGGGATCGACGCCTCGGTGGTCGGCGAATGCCGCCCGCCGGAGGACGGCCTCGTGGTGCGGGAAGGGGGCGTCGAGCGCCCGCTGCGCCATCCGCGGATCGACCCGTTCTGGGCCGCGTTCCAGGAGGCGTGGGAGCGGCGGCCTCAGTAG